The sequence below is a genomic window from Micromonas commoda chromosome 10, complete sequence.
TGCGACCCGAGGTGCCTGATCGTCGTGGAGATCGTGCTCGtggagcggcgcggggacggttcggcggcgcgggagacgtCCGCGGGGTGGGCGGCTATGCCCGCCgtcggccccggcggcgccgagccgacgggggcgccgggcaGCGCGCCCGTGCGCCAGGGATCGCCGCGGTACCTGATGTGGGGCAGACCCCGCGCGGGCCAGCACCCGCCGAGCCAGTTGGGCAGGGCGAAGCTCCACTTTGTCCACGAGACGTGCCCCGCGCTTctcagggcggcgccgctcaTCCCGGAGGATTTCCCCGTCACCTACGGCGACGTGGTGCCCGGAGTGCTTCGattcgacgcggacggcgagctAACCAGCGATGTCGATGCCGTGACCACCACGctcacgtcgccgctgctcgCGCCCACGAGGGCGGTGTCGCTGTCGGGGATGAGGGTGAATCTTCCGAAGCGGATGATGGAcgtggtcgccgcgtcgcccgatctcgccgtcgcgctccacggcgcgggtgccaAGCCCCCGGGCGTGGACTCCCTGGTGGCGAaccccaccgcgtcggccgcggcgatcgcggcggccaagtgCGTCACCGTGCGGATCACCGCGCACAACGGCAGGGTCTTTGTGGGCGAATCCGTCGAGGCGTCTGATTtcgccgtcgaccccgaGGGTTCACCGAGCTGCATCGTCCTGAgaagcgacgcgatcgtcccgGACGTTCCCCAGGACGTCCTCGTGGTCCTCGTGGTCGAGGTGTTGTACCGCGCTCCGGGGAAGCGGGGCgagccgccggtgacgctgggatgggcggcgacgtgtccgTTCCGACCGGGGATCGAATCGCCCGGACACGCGACGTCGGACACCTTCTCCGGAAGCCTCGCGCTGCGaatcggcgaggacgcgctcctcgtgaCGCGTAGGGGCCGGGGTCCGCGCGCAGAGCCGTGCGTGGATTGGCGGTCGGTCGTGCAGGCGCCGCAGGAGGTTTGGCGCGCGGTGTTTCGAAGCGGCGGGGATGTCAGTGACAAGGATGAAACGTCAGTCGCGTTTACgtttgccgccgcggagggagacacgggcggccatcgcggcgcgtcccaggccgaggctgcccgCGCGTTgctcgacgcccccgtcgcggatAACGTCGCGCAGGCGAAGAGCAAGATGGCGCAGGCTGAGACGGCGCTCAAGGACACTTCCATGACTGGTCGGGAAcgggccaaggctgaggcggcgctcgcagCTGCGAAGATGGACCTGTCCTCGCAGCAGCAGCTGGTGCAGGTGATGGAGCGGATGCAGGTTCAGCTGAACGAGCTGGCGAGCTCGGTCAACGTCATCAAGACCGACCTGCGTGgctcgagggacgccgcgccggcgccgcccgcggctgaacgcgcgcgaccccTCGACCGGTCCCCCCGCGTGTCCCCAGAGGTTAGGAACGCGGAACCCGTGCCTCGCGTCCCCGAGGCGTCCCACTCCACGGACCCCGAGCCTCGCGTCCCCGAGGCATCCCACTCGCCCCCAATGGACGAGCCCGTCTATGCCGACGAAGAGtggcccgccgcgggtcccgccgaggggtcctccgcgctcttcagcggcgccgccgcggacgccggcgagccgCTCGTGTCGGCGCGaggcctcggcggcttcagcCGGgccacccgcgcgaggctccacgcggctggcgcggacgcgacgctcccgccggacgtccgcgacgctaTTCGGGCCGCAGcttcgcgcgccggcgcgccgcagAACCCGACGCTGGACATCGTCCGCGAGCACAGGGATATTCGAGCGGTGAACGAGGTCATCGTTCAGTTTTTGGCCTACCGCAAgttcgacgcgctcaacTCTACctcgcagctcgcggacgtgCACTTCACGTTCAACTTCTTCGACTTCCCCGCGTCCACTTCCAGGCCGTGTGTGCTGACGCCCCCCGACGTTCCCCGCGGTGAGCCGCAGATGCTGGTACCCAAGGGTGCTCCGAGGAggtccgacggcggcgaacgagccggcgacgcgtggtTTAGGTTCAAGGTTGACGGGACCGGTAACGGCACCGGGGATAAGATCCCGGACGGTCCGGACGCGATGCacgcgcgacgatgcgcgtTTGTCGACTACTGCGCGACGCAGCGGCTCAGCGTGGACGTCTGGGACGGTAGCTCGCTGATGCAGCACGGGACGTGCTCGATCGACCTCACCGGTTTGCTCAGGCAGGGGCGGGATTCGGCGGAGGTGATGGTGGAGGCGCCGGTGTTGGACCACCGCGAGGCgaccgtcgacgaggcggccaagggacgacggcgcagatccgcgctcgcggcggcgcgtggcgaGGAGCTACCCGCGGttgacgacgcccccggcgccggcatggcgcgcggcgcgctcttGGTTCGCCTCATCAACGTCGGGAGGCGACCCGACAGGAGCCTCATCCCGTCCgctcagggcggcgacggcgccgcgggtaaCGTCGTGAgggttcgcgccgtcccggagagcggcggggtgctcgcggcgaccatcctcggcggcgcgcagatTGAGAACACGCCGCCTCGGCAAGCGTCGACGGATCTCGGGGCTCCCGCGACCAAATCGGGTATCGCCGCTCGTCGagcagcggcgcgcgcggacgctcgcgacgaacgcggcgtgcTCAAGGAGCAGGAGGCGAGGAAGCTCAGCCGACAGCAGCGCCTGAGGGAGATTCGCGAGGGAAAGCCGCTGGCGAGGGAAGCCGAGGAAGCGCACGgtctcgaggcggaggttgcgCCAGCCCCGAGACTCGAGTTTGCCGAGTCCGAGGTTCGCGCGAAGCTTCTcgcggacatcgacgccgcgcgccgccgagccaaGCGAGCCGCGGTCCTCGAGAAGCTCCGCAGCGGCATCAGCGGTCGCAAGGTCATCCGGCCGTCGTACGGCGAGCTGTGCTTCTTCGAGCACGAGTTTAAATCTCCCGCGGATCGCGACTGCGTTTTCGAGGTTCGATGCGACGACCCGGACAtctccctcgtcgcgtccaccgcggagtggcgcgcgctgcgagccgcgtccggcctgcccgccgtcgcgcccggcatggaggacgacgccctcgccgggaACAGGCtgttcctcctcgcgggcgagtcTCTCAAGGTGCCCTTCAAGTTTCAGTCCTTCGACGCGGAGCCCGCCAAAGACTCGGATTCGAGCGACATCAAACGCGGCGCACCGGACGAGGGTCTGCACCTTCGGTCcagggccgtcgccgtgcacttcgtcaacgccgacgacgggacgtccgcgtcggtgctcCACGTGGACATCCGGCCGAGGGCCATgacggtggcgaggacgTTTAGGTTCCAAACCGCGGAGAATGAGTTTTTCAAGGAGCGactgcccccgccgcctggcgtggcgacgcgggacgcgagcggccgGGGATgcctcgccgtgcgcgcctcggatcccgccgtcgccgccacggTGGTCACCAccgagtccgaggaggacggcgaggttgacgaggtTGCGTTGAGGTACAAGTGCGGCGAGGGCAGTGTCGCGTTTTACGTCTGCGTGTACGCCGACTCGTTCCTCGGTAAACTCGCGGCTGTTTGGCGAGTGTTCGTGCACGCCACGCCCAAGGTGGACGTGTCGTCGCTGGTGGGCCAGTCGAGCCACGCGAGTGTCGTGGTTCAGGGGGGCGTCGCCACCCGCAGGGTGGCGGCGTTTTGTTCGCACCCCGACGAGCTCCAGGTTTCCCCCGACAGGCTCACGctgccgccgggcgcgctcACCGAGTTACAGCTCGCGTTCCGACCGCTGATACCGGGCAGgctggacgtcgccgtgcaccTCGTCGACCTGGAGAAGGGCGAGCTGGTGCACTCGCGGTTGGTCgccacggacgcgagggggCCGGTGGTGAGCAAGacgttcgacgtcgacgccgcgcccggagctcgagcgcacAAGAAGATCACGTACACCAACCCGTACGCGAGACCGAGGACGTTTCACCTGCGATGCACGCATCCCCTGCTGCTGCACTTCAGGCCGGACAGCCTGCACCTGCCCGCGGGTGGGTCGAGGCCGATGGGACTGACGTTCGAACCGGCGGAGGATTGggagagggcgacgcggggcgcgggtggggtTCGAGGCGGGCCCGCGGAGGTTTTGGTCTTCAtcaacgacgaggacgacgcgacggaggagtgCTTCAGGATACGCGTCAACGCGGATCCGCGATGAGGCGGGGGACGAATTTATCGTGTCGCACGTGGCGGTGATTGCCGTGTACAAATTACATCAGTGAAGAGAAGAAATACTCATAGTGATATCCGAGATCGCGACTCTCGTCTTCGTCAttccttggcctcctcctcgacggggtCCTTCACGTGTGCCAGAACCCGCCTCGCCCTCTCCTGCGCCGCTATGAGCACCGACACGTCTTCGGTTCGTTCGaactcgtccatcgcgtcgcgtaCCGCCTGCACGGCCCGCATCACCGCACGAGCGTTCATCGCCTCTTCCATCTCTTTCgaagccttcgccgcggcttgaacgacgtcctcgggcaAACCTGCCAGCCTCGCGACGTTGACGCCGTAACTCCTCGGGCACGATCCCTGCGTGAGCTTGTACAGGAAGGtgacctcctccgcgccggtctCGCCCCGCACGTCGCAACCCATGTGACCcagacgcacgcgcgcgtcgttcgccctATCGTCCGCCAGTCGGTGGTAGTGCGTGGAAAACATCGTCCTGGCGCCGAGGTCCACGAGATGATCggacaccgccgacgcgatcgccgcgccaTCGCTGGTCGAGGTGCCGCGCCCCAACTCGTCCATCGCCACGAGCGAGTGCGACGTGGCGCGCCTCAGCATCGCCGACGTCTCGGCCAGCTCGGTCATGAACGTGGACTGGCCCGCGATGATGTTATCCTTGGCGCCCATGCGAACGAAAatcgcatccgcggcggtcatcgaGAACGAAGCCGCCGGGACGTCCGCTCCGACGTGCGCCatgatcgcggcgaggcacacCTGCCGAATCAGCGTCGATTTACCCCCCATGTTGGGGCCCGTCAGGAGCAGgaacggcgcgtcgccgccgccgccgagcttggTGTCGTTGGGCACGAACGATTCTccagccgcgagcgccggggcGCACGGGTGCCGGAGTCGAACCGCGTccagcgacggcgtcccTGACGGCTCCGGGGCGATCACCGAGGGGGTGCACGACTCCGGGAAAGAACCCGCGATCTCGTCCGCGTgctccgcgagcgacgacagcgcgtcgagcgcggcggcagcctcagacgcgcggcgccacctCGGCCAATCATCGCAAAACTTTGCCACCAGCGCGCGAAGGACGTTCTCCAGCGCGAgttccctcgcctcgcccgccgcctcgcgctccgctctgagcgccttgagctcggggCAGTCGAACTTCTCGAATCCCTTGCGTTTACCCTCCCTGGACCAGTCCGCGGGCACCttacccgcgagcgcgtcgctcacctcgcACAGGTGCGTGTCCTTGTTTGCGCTCACGAGGTTCACGTCCTGCTTGGACCCGCCGAGCTTTTTGCGCGTCCCGACGAGCCACTCCcgcagcgcctcgtccgccgcgcacaccctgtcgtcggcggcgtccacggcctcgtccgcgccgggcttGGGCTCGATCCTCCCGGACTCGCGAGCCTTGTCCCAATCGAAGGCGCGTTCAAAAAACGCGAGTCGTTCCGACAGCTCCGGCGTCGAAGCCCCCGCGCACGCCccccacgcggcgtcgttcgtcgcccACGTCGTATCTGCGTCGTCTGTATCGCCCTCGGTGACGATCGCGAGCAGTGCCGGGGACTTGAGGCGCGAgcgcacgccgtcgaaggcgcggacggcgcggaggaccccgcggacgccctccAGCGCTCTCAGAAACCCGTGaagcctcgccctcgccgcgtcctcgtagagcacgacgttcgcggcgtccctgcCCCGGCCGCCGGATTGCCCCACGAGccgggacgcggcgcgttccaggtccggcgccgcgcgaagcgcgcgacgcgcctcggcgacggcgtcctttTCCGATCGCATctcccgcaccgccgcctgcctcgccgcgacggcggcggcggatcgtaGCGGCCGGCAGACCCAACGCCGGAGGAGCCGGCggcccatcgcgccggcgcatCGGTCCAGCGCGTTGAGCAGCGACCCGACgcacccgccgtcgctccctTCCAGCACCTcgaggccgacgagcgcggcggcgtcgagtgcgacgaagccgccgcgggccgcTTCGATAccggccgcgtcggggcCGGGGATGGCCTCGACGCGACCCAACGGGATCAAATCCCGGTCGAtcatggcgtccgcgaggtaTCCGGTCATCACGCCGaaggcgccgagcgccgcggcgcgttcgccgcgcgtggTCGACGCCCCaaacgtcgcgagcgcctcgggaaGCGCGCCACTTTGAAAGTatccgtccgcgcccgtcagccgctcgacgacgtcatccgGGTGAAGCGaactcgcggacgcggcgctcagcgATCGaatcgacgcgtccggcgtcgcgtccctgaGCGCGGGCATCACCCGCGGGGTCGCACCCCCGGGCGCGCACACGATCTCCACCggcttgagcgcggcgagcgcgccgcgaaggccgccggcgaaggcgtcctCTCGccacgcgccgaggaggaaccTGCCGGTGGCGCAGTCGGCGGCGCACACGCCCATCcagcgcgcgggttcgtcgtcgtccccatcgTCATccccatcgtcggcgccgtcggtttTAGGTGCGCGGTTCTCCACGGGTTTGTCCTCCAcctcgaggatggcgacgcaatacgtcgcgtcgggcgacgcgtccgtcatgccggcgtccaccagcgtGCCCCGCGTCAGCACCGCCACCTTCTCCCGCATGACGACGTTGTCTTTCACCGACTTGTCTGCCGCCTTGCGCGCTGCGAGCTGCGCGGGGGTCTCCGTCTGCTCCACCACCACGACCCTGtgtcccgcgcgggcgaggcgctcggcgttggcggcgtaGTTCTTCTCCGGGAATCCGCAGTGCGGCTGTTCGCCCTTCATGTACTGCAAgccgaggtcggcggcgccgacgtgcgcgtccatCTCGAAGAGCTCGTAGAACTTGCCCATCTTGAACATGATGACGCTGTCGAAGTGCGCAGCCTTGAACCGCCACC
It includes:
- a CDS encoding predicted protein yields the protein MASEPEPPTGLDAVPASSAAAAEAEESRIAPAASDPPAPVPPAPVATAETTATEPSTEPSTRTATGPAPEPAAPADPSTYRGVEGTDFRVAATETLVQAQSKERIAELAGVDPNAATREADSIVAAAKAKADAEAAAAAAKAAAEKEEEDAALKIQAVFRGKAARRDVEEFKKGGGVESRSATTEAAAGGGVGAFAAGSNALHVEDTASKAVQPAPPAMQLGHWETFAARQIARHVPVASGGLALGPAPRGYRFRVLAVEAFPFGPECFRIRDRGNTLEAKVNVSFYDECTGSFHGATCSSAPEPAEIPATPGDGDGDAAPVATLDVQHDAYFTTRVCDPRCLIVVEIVLVERRGDGSAARETSAGWAAMPAVGPGGAEPTGAPGSAPVRQGSPRYLMWGRPRAGQHPPSQLGRAKLHFVHETCPALLRAAPLIPEDFPVTYGDVVPGVLRFDADGELTSDVDAVTTTLTSPLLAPTRAVSLSGMRVNLPKRMMDVVAASPDLAVALHGAGAKPPGVDSLVANPTASAAAIAAAKCVTVRITAHNGRVFVGESVEASDFAVDPEGSPSCIVLRSDAIVPDVPQDVLVVLVVEVLYRAPGKRGEPPVTLGWAATCPFRPGIESPGHATSDTFSGSLALRIGEDALLVTRRGRGPRAEPCVDWRSVVQAPQEVWRAVFRSGGDVSDKDETSVAFTFAAAEGDTGGHRGASQAEAARALLDAPVADNVAQAKSKMAQAETALKDTSMTGRERAKAEAALAAAKMDLSSQQQLVQVMERMQVQLNELASSVNVIKTDLRGSRDAAPAPPAAERARPLDRSPRVSPEVRNAEPVPRVPEASHSTDPEPRVPEASHSPPMDEPVYADEEWPAAGPAEGSSALFSGAAADAGEPLVSARGLGGFSRATRARLHAAGADATLPPDVRDAIRAAASRAGAPQNPTLDIVREHRDIRAVNEVIVQFLAYRKFDALNSTSQLADVHFTFNFFDFPASTSRPCVLTPPDVPRGEPQMLVPKGAPRRSDGGERAGDAWFRFKVDGTGNGTGDKIPDGPDAMHARRCAFVDYCATQRLSVDVWDGSSLMQHGTCSIDLTGLLRQGRDSAEVMVEAPVAATAPRVTS
- a CDS encoding predicted protein, producing the protein MEDDALAGNRLFLLAGESLKVPFKFQSFDAEPAKDSDSSDIKRGAPDEGLHLRSRAVAVHFVNADDGTSASVLHVDIRPRAMTVARTFRFQTAENEFFKERLPPPPGVATRDASGRGCLAVRASDPAVAATVVTTESEEDGEVDEVALRYKCGEGSVAFYVCVYADSFLGKLAAVWRVFVHATPKVDVSSLVGQSSHASVVVQGGVATRRVAAFCSHPDELQVSPDRLTLPPGALTELQLAFRPLIPGRLDVAVHLVDLEKGELVHSRLVATDARGPVVSKTFDVDAAPGARAHKKITYTNPYARPRTFHLRCTHPLLLHFRPDSLHLPAGGSRPMGLTFEPAEDWERATRGAGGVRGGPAEVLVFINDEDDATEECFRIRVNADPR
- a CDS encoding predicted protein, translated to MAPPKQPAAGMRSIASFFAPKAKAPPKEQLPGIANGAIAPDPSESPSVSPPSADAHGATRAAKSAKTSACAAPGSATPGGGDGKTPPTAPSTAVSNDEQHARIDPSPPEAESPPGDAPATATTANAAGAGDVGRRIAVLWKSERRYFAGNVAAYDAVNGKHHVRYDDGDDEWIATSRHDVKWDDDAEAEAKKKPPPVDDDDDDDDDDDDDGSESESEEAPPAKRGRVTARRAAAAKALRRVGSKKSGGGGGGGGRPARRAAGAKRKVVLSDSDDDFDAGGDEDASEGGDESESEFEVESEESEEEEDDDEASEEESEEEESPGPKGKRGGAKSKPAQPAKKTVTTVTPPKKATPKKAKNPPSSSGGKSLAAALSEPVLAPTGSPELNPAHYEARERLMFPWLQPDKRRDASGRRPSDPEYDPTTLQLPGAFPKCKDATGKPFTVSPGQAQWWRFKAAHFDSVIMFKMGKFYELFEMDAHVGAADLGLQYMKGEQPHCGFPEKNYAANAERLARAGHRVVVVEQTETPAQLAARKAADKSVKDNVVMREKVAVLTRGTLVDAGMTDASPDATYCVAILEVEDKPVENRAPKTDGADDGDDDGDDDEPARWMGVCAADCATGRFLLGAWREDAFAGGLRGALAALKPVEIVCAPGGATPRVMPALRDATPDASIRSLSAASASSLHPDDVVERLTGADGYFQSGALPEALATFGASTTRGERAAALGAFGVMTGYLADAMIDRDLIPLGRVEAIPGPDAAGIEAARGGFVALDAAALVGLEVLEGSDGGCVGSLLNALDRCAGAMGRRLLRRWVCRPLRSAAAVAARQAAVREMRSEKDAVAEARRALRAAPDLERAASRLVGQSGGRGRDAANVVLYEDAARARLHGFLRALEGVRGVLRAVRAFDGVRSRLKSPALLAIVTEGDTDDADTTWATNDAAWGACAGASTPELSERLAFFERAFDWDKARESGRIEPKPGADEAVDAADDRVCAADEALREWLVGTRKKLGGSKQDVNLVSANKDTHLCEVSDALAGKVPADWSREGKRKGFEKFDCPELKALRAEREAAGEARELALENVLRALVAKFCDDWPRWRRASEAAAALDALSSLAEHADEIAGSFPESCTPSVIAPEPSGTPSLDAVRLRHPCAPALAAGESFVPNDTKLGGGGDAPFLLLTGPNMGGKSTLIRQVCLAAIMAHVGADVPAASFSMTAADAIFVRMGAKDNIIAGQSTFMTELAETSAMLRRATSHSLVAMDELGRGTSTSDGAAIASAVSDHLVDLGARTMFSTHYHRLADDRANDARVRLGHMGCDVRGETGAEEVTFLYKLTQGSCPRSYGVNVARLAGLPEDVVQAAAKASKEMEEAMNARAVMRAVQAVRDAMDEFERTEDVSVLIAAQERARRVLAHVKDPVEEEAKE